The nucleotide window CTGCCTGCGGAGTTTCCGTCCATTGGGCCGCATTCATCTGGAGCTGGTTGGAGATGCGCGACAGGCGAGTTTCGACGGGATTATTTGATTGGTTGTGATTGCTCTGAGGCCCATAGTCTGCCTTAGCCGCCGCTGGGGAGGGAGTCAGGGTTGCCAGGGCTAAAACAAATGCGGCCCAACTGAGGTGTGGAGAGTCAGCCATGAGTTAATTCCTAATTTAACGCTACTTAGCTTTAATACCGATTGAGAAATCCGCCCCCATCCGCCCAAGCATTCCGCCAAGGATTAGCATTATTGACAAAGGCGCCCCCACTACTTCCGTTCACCCAACCCGGCCCCCTTGAATTTCCAAAGGCTCCTCCCCCGGCCGTATTGGCCCAGCCCGGCCCCCGAGTATTCGCAAAACCTCCACCACCGTTGTGAGCATTAGCAAACCCCCCTCCGGCTCCACTGCTGCCTTCACCCCCATTGAGTCCGGTCATCGGAATTTGTTCTGGAGATAAACGAACTTCTGTGGCTTTTAGGGTGTTGGTGATCCGGCTAAGGCGATGTTCAATTGGGTTAGCAATAAGAGAGGCAGAATCCGGGGCCTGGGATAATTCCGCCAAAACAGGAGGACTGGTTAACGCCGCCAAAGTCATGACAAAGGCCGTCCAACTGAGGGAATTTGCGGGAGTCATCAGGGTTTCTCCTGTTTTCTGACGGTGGATGAAGCTCTTGCCCTATGCTATCCCATCCCTCCAACAGCCATCGAGATTGCGCGGAAATTTTCACGCCCGCCCAGGCCACACTCCGATTATTTGATTACAACGGATAATGCCGAAATCGCCTCCAACAGCCCCCGCGCCTTATTGAGGGTTTCTTGATATTCCTTTTCTGGTTCTGAGTCTGCGACAATCCCTGCCCCGGCCTGGACAGAAACTTGTTGTTGCCCATGACCCAGGCCCCGCACAACCATCGTCCGAATCGTAATTGCCGTATTCAACTGCCCCTCAAAGTCGTAATAGCCATAGGCCCCGGAATACAGCCCCCGCCGACAACCCTCCAACTCATGAATAATTTCCATAGCTCGAATTTTTGGCGCGCCGCTCACCGTTCCGGCTGGAAAACAAGCTTGGAGCAGATCCCAGGCCGTCTTGTCTTGGGCCAATTCCCCAATCACGTTACTGACGATATGCATGACATGGGAATAGCGTTCAATCACCATCAATTCCGCCACCTTGACCGTCCCTTGGGTGCAGACCCGGCCTAAATCATTTCGCCCCAAATCCACCAACATGACGTGTTCAGCAATTTCTTTCGGATCCGCCAACAGATCCTCCGCCAGGGCTTGGTCTTCCGAGGGGGTCTGGCCGCGGGGGCGTGTGCCGGCAATGGGGCGAACGGTGGCCTGGAGTTGACCGGGGTGTTCGGGAGAATGTTCGGCCTTAACCATGACCTCAGGACTGGAACCAATCAACTGCCAATCCCCAAACTGAAAATAGGCCATGTAGGGGGAAGGATTAATTAGGCGTAGTGACCGATATAAGCCAAAAGGATCGCCCCTGTAGGTCGTGGTTAGCCGTTGGGAGAGCACCACTTGGAAAATGTCACCGGCCCGAATATAGTCTTTGGCCGTTTCAACATTTTGGCAAAACTCGGCGGGGCTGACATTGCTGGTAAAGCTGGGGGTGAGTTTCTCCGGTTGCCAGGCCAGGAGCGTATCTTGGGTTGCTAGGGGGGTTTGCAATTTTTCGGTCAGGTGTTCTAAACGGCGACAGGCCTGGTCATAGGCGGTTTGCACATCCGGGGCCTGGCGTAAATCCCCATAGACAATCCCCCAAATCTTGCGCTTGACCTGATCAAAAATTAGGAGTTGATCCACCTGCATCCACAGGCCATCGGGTAAATCATCGGTTCCGCCTGGATAAATCGGCACACGGGGTTCAATCCAATGAATCAACTCATAGCCCCAGGCCCCAAATAGGCCGCCAATCCCCAGGGGCAGTTCTGGTAACTTGACCGGATGGTAGGGAGCCAGGCACTGGGACAAAATTTCAAAGGGATTGCCGTAAAACGTCTCAACACTGCCATTTCGATGGGTGCGGGTTGTCTTTGTCCCCCGTGTTTCCAAGACCCAAAGGGGATCGCAGCCCAAAAGACTATAGCGGCCCAGATGCTCGCCCCCTTCCACAGACTCCAGCAGGAAACTATAGGGTTGGCCGGCACAGACCCGATACCAGGCCGAGACTGGGGTTTCTAGATCTGCAATCCACTCTCGA belongs to Pseudocalidococcus azoricus BACA0444 and includes:
- the trpE gene encoding anthranilate synthase component I, with translation MIFPTFSQFQQLAAQGNFIPVYREWIADLETPVSAWYRVCAGQPYSFLLESVEGGEHLGRYSLLGCDPLWVLETRGTKTTRTHRNGSVETFYGNPFEILSQCLAPYHPVKLPELPLGIGGLFGAWGYELIHWIEPRVPIYPGGTDDLPDGLWMQVDQLLIFDQVKRKIWGIVYGDLRQAPDVQTAYDQACRRLEHLTEKLQTPLATQDTLLAWQPEKLTPSFTSNVSPAEFCQNVETAKDYIRAGDIFQVVLSQRLTTTYRGDPFGLYRSLRLINPSPYMAYFQFGDWQLIGSSPEVMVKAEHSPEHPGQLQATVRPIAGTRPRGQTPSEDQALAEDLLADPKEIAEHVMLVDLGRNDLGRVCTQGTVKVAELMVIERYSHVMHIVSNVIGELAQDKTAWDLLQACFPAGTVSGAPKIRAMEIIHELEGCRRGLYSGAYGYYDFEGQLNTAITIRTMVVRGLGHGQQQVSVQAGAGIVADSEPEKEYQETLNKARGLLEAISALSVVIK
- the grrA gene encoding GrrA/OscA1 family cyclophane-containing rSAM-modified RiPP, encoding MTPANSLSWTAFVMTLAALTSPPVLAELSQAPDSASLIANPIEHRLSRITNTLKATEVRLSPEQIPMTGLNGGEGSSGAGGGFANAHNGGGGFANTRGPGWANTAGGGAFGNSRGPGWVNGSSGGAFVNNANPWRNAWADGGGFLNRY